Proteins encoded together in one Penaeus vannamei isolate JL-2024 chromosome 11, ASM4276789v1, whole genome shotgun sequence window:
- the LOC113811148 gene encoding uncharacterized protein: MMFSLREPGSDGISYPIISHLGFAGELAFLQLINKSWYTATLFQSMGKIIIVPIPKPGKYQPIFLPSCLGKTAERMKNGTPHEHLHGFTRGMSTTHSITILLSTIYTTTSVVVFLDLEIAFELSSPLAIQESLIHKGIRGKLLAWVADYFKNRTANARYHGHLSQLLPLEDGTPLGGVLSATLFNLMSSILNIHPSEGCRIIFYADNMANIFGKRCLNRAQCCLDLVSEVLQDESQDFSNKLKSYGSENQCQENKTHCPEHGSGMS; this comes from the coding sequence ATGATGTTCTCCCTCAGGgaaccgggatctgatgggatctcctacCCCATCATCTCACACTTGGGATTTGCAGGGGAGCTTGCATTCCTGCAGCTCATCAACAAGTCCTGGTATACTGCCACACTATTCCAGAGTATgggaaaaattataatagttcccatcccaaaaccaggcAAATACCAACCCATTTTCCTCCCcagctgcctgggcaaaacagccGAAAGGATGAAAAATGGGActcctcatgaacacctgcatgggTTCACCAGGGGCATGAGCACAACACACAGCATCACTATACTCCTTAGCACAATATACACTACAACCTCTGTGGTTGTATTTCTAGACCTAGAGATAGCTTTCGAATTATCAAGTCCCCTTGCCATTCAGGAGTCCCTAATCCACAAGGGAATCAGAGGTAAACTTTTGGCCTGGGTAGCTGACTATTTCAAGAACAGAACAGCAAACGCCAGATACCACGGTCACCTATCTCAGCTTTTGCCACTAGAAGATGGAACGCCACTGGGTGGGGTTCTCAGTGCTACCCTTTTCAACCTCATGTCCAGCATACTGAACATACACCCGTCAGAGGGATGTAGGATCATCTTTTATGCAGACAATATGGCAAACATTTTTGGTAAGCGCTGCCTCAACAGAGCCCAATGTTGTCTGGACCTTGTGTCTGAAGTGTTACAGGACGAGTCTCAAGATTTCAGCAATAAACTCAAAAGTTATGGCTCTGAAAACCAATGTCAAGAAAACAAAACTCACTGTCCAGAGCATGGATCTGGAATGAGTTAA
- the LOC138863243 gene encoding streptococcal hemagglutinin-like has product MVQAIPEVSIFVNKNFRVDLKQFKEGLFLIVGRSITTDSRQKHHHRQSAEASTPTVGRSITIVRSITTDRRQKHHHRQKHHHRQKHHHRQTAETSPPSEASPSSEASPPTDGRSITTVRSITIVRSITIVRSITITAETSPPSEASPSSEASPPTDGRSITTVRSITTVRSITIVRSITIVRNMTIVRSITIVRSITIVRSITIHHHRQKHHHRQKHHHRQKHHHRQTAEASPPSEASPSSEASPSSEASPSITIVRSITIVRSMTIVRSITTDRSITTVRSITIVRSMPSSEASPSITIIRSITIVRSITIVRSITIVRNMTIIRSITIVRNMTIVRSITIVRSITIKHHHRQKHHHRQKHHHRQKHDHRQSITIIRSITIVRNITIIRKTSTSSEASPSSEASPTAEASPSVEASPSAEASPSAEASPSAEASPSSEASPSLEASPSSETSTSSEASPSSEASPTAEASPSAEASPSAEASPSAEASPSSITNGRSITIGNSITIGKSITIGRSITNGRSITIGNSITIASPSSEASPTAEASPSATASPSVKASPSAEASPTAEASPSATASPSVKASPSAEASPTAEASPSAEASPTAEASPSVKASPSSITIGNSITIGNSITIGKSITIGRSITNGRSITIGNSITIGKSITNGRSITNGRSITIGRSITNGRSITNGRSITNGRSITNGRSITNGRSITNGRSITIGNSITIGKSITIGRSITNGRSITNGRSITIGNSITIGKSITIGRSITNGRSITIGNSITIGKSITNGRSITNGRSITIGRSITNGRSITNGRSITNGRSITNGRSITNGRSITIGNSITIGSSITIGRSITIAASPSAAASPSAAAAPSAIDSPSETDSSSAAASPSAEASPTAEASPTAEASPSATASPSAAASPSAEASPSAEASPLAEASPSSITIGSSITIGSSSTIGNRFTIGNRFTICSSITIGRSITIGSSITIGRSITIGSSITIGNNIAIGRSISIGNSIGIGRSITIGRSITISRSITIAASPSAAASPSAEASPSAEASPLQQQLHRQQNHHRQQHHHRQQHHHRSITIGRSITIVRSITIVRSITISSISSAAASPSAAASPSSITIGSSITIGSSSTIGNRFTIGNRFTICSSITIGRSITIGSSITIGRSITIGSSITIGNNIAIGRSISIGNSIGIGRSITIGRSITISRSITLGIIIIGSSITIGSSSTIGSSITIAASPSAEASPSSEASPSAAASPSPEASPPSEASPSAIDSPSAAASPSAETSSLAEASPSAEASPLQQQQHRQHHHHRQQHHHRQKHHHSIIIGSSSIIGSITIGISITIGSSSSSIIIGIITTIGISIINRSITIGISISSAASPSVSHRHQHHKQKHHHRQHHHHQQKHHHSSSITIGRSITIGRSITIGRSITIDRSITIGSISSATASRSSAASPSAASHRQQHHHRQKHHHRQKHHHRQQHHHR; this is encoded by the exons ATGGTGCAAG CAATTCCAGAGGTATCAATATTTGTTAATAAGAACTTCAGAGTGGATTTAAAGCAGTTTAAAGAGGGCTTATTTTTGATAG tcggcagaagcatcaccaccgacagtcggcagaagcatcaccaccgACAGTCGGCAGAAGCATCAACACCGACagtcggcagaagcatcaccatcgtcagaagcatcaccaccGACAgacggcagaagcatcaccaccgacagaagcatcaccatcgtcagaagcatcaccaccGACAGACGGCAGAAACATCACCaccgtcagaagcatcaccatcgtcagaagcatcaccaccGACAgacggcagaagcatcaccaccgtcagaagcatcaccatcgtcagaagcatcaccatcgtcagaagcatcaccatc ACGGCAGAAACATCACCaccgtcagaagcatcaccatcgtcagaagcatcaccaccGACAgacggcagaagcatcaccaccgtcagaagcatcaccaccgtcagaagcatcaccatcgtcagaagcataaCCATCGTCAGAAACAtgaccatcgtcagaagcatcaccatcgtcagaagcatcaccatcgtcagaagcatcaccatc catcaccatcgtcagaagcatcaccatcgtcagaagcatcaccatcgtcagaagcatcaccaccGACAgacggcagaagcatcaccaccgtcagaagcatcaccatcgtcagaagcatcaccatcgtcagaagcatcaccatc catcaccatcgtcagaagcatcaccatcgtcagaagcatgaccatcgtcagaagcatcaccaccGACAGAAGCATCACCaccgtcagaagcatcaccatcgtcagaagcatgccatcgtcagaagcatcaccatc catcaccatcatcagaagcatcaccatcgtcagaagcatcaccatcgtcagaagcatcaccatcgtcagaaacATGACCAtcatcagaagcatcaccatcgtcagaaacatgaccatcgtcagaagcatcaccatcgtcagaagcatcaccatc aagcatcaccatcgtcagaagcatcaccatcgtcagaagcatcaccatcgtcagaagcatgaCCATCGTcaaagcatcaccatcatcagaagcatcaccatcgtcagaaacatcaccatcatcagaa aaacatcaacatcatcagaagcatcaccatcatcagaagcatcaccaacggctgaagcatcaccatcggtagAAGCATCAccctcggcagaagcatcaccctcggcagaagcatcaccctcggcagaagcatcaccatcgtcagaagcatcaccatcattagaagcatcaccatcgtcagaaacatcaacatcatcagaagcatcaccatcatcagaagCATCACCAACGGCTGAAGCATCAccctcggcagaagcatcaccctcggcagaagcatcaccctcggcagaagcatcaccatc aagcatcaccaacggcagaagcatcaccatcggcaacagcatcaccatcggtaaaagcatcaccatcggccGAAGCATCACcaacggcagaagcatcaccatcggcaacagcatcaccatcg catcaccatcgtcagaagcatcaccaacggcagaagcatcaccatcggcaacagcatcaccatcggtaaaagcatcaccatcggccGAAGCATCACCAACGGctgaagcatcaccatcggcaacagcatcaccatcggtaaaagcatcaccatcggccGAAGCATCACcaacggcagaagcatcaccctcggcagaagcatcaccaacggcagaagcatcaccatcggtaaaagcatcaccatc aagcatcaccatcggcaacagcatcaccatcggcaacagcatcaccatcggtaaaagcatcaccatcggccGAAGCATCACcaacggcagaagcatcaccatcggcaacagcatcaccatcggtAAAAGCATCACCAACGGCCGAAGCATCACcaacggcagaagcatcaccatcggcagaagcatcaccaacgGCCGAAGCATCACCAACGGCCGAAGCATCACCAACGGCCGAAGCATCACcaacggcagaagcatcaccaacgGCCGAAGCATCACCAACGGccgaagcatcaccatcggcaacagcatcaccatcggtaaaagcatcaccatcggccGAAGCATCACCAACGGCCGAAGCATCACCAACGGccgaagcatcaccatcggcaacagcatcaccatcggtaaaagcatcaccatcggccGAAGCATCACCAACGGccgaagcatcaccatcggcaacagcatcaccatcggtAAAAGCATCACCAACGGCCGAAGCATCACCAACGGccgaagcatcaccatcggcagaagcatcaccaacgGCCGAAGCATCACCAACGGCCGAAGCATCACcaacggcagaagcatcaccaacgGCCGAAGCATCACCAACGGccgaagcatcaccatcggcaacagcatcaccatcggcagcagcatcaccatcggcagaagcatcaccattg cagcatcaccatcggcagcagcatcaccatcggcagcagcagcaccatcGGCAATAGATTCACCATCGGAAACAGATTCATCATctgcagcagcatcaccatcggcagaagcatcaccaacgGCCGAAGCATCACcaacggcagaagcatcaccatcggcaacagcatcaccatcggcagcagcatcaccatcggcagaagcatcaccatcagcagaagcatcaccattggcagaagcatcaccatc cagcatcaccatcggcagcagcatcaccatcggcagcagcagcaccatcGGCAATAGATTCACCATCGGAAACAGATTCACCATctgcagcagcatcaccatcggcagaagcatcaccatcggcagcagcatcaccatcggcagaagcatcaccatcggcagcagcatcaccatcggcaacaacatcgccatcggcagaagcatcagtATCGGGAACAGCATCggcatcggcagaagcatcaccatcggcagaagcatcaccatcagcagaagcatcaccatcg cagcatcaccatcggcagcagcatcaccatcggcagaagcatcaccatcggcagaagcatcaccattgCAGCAGCAGCTGCATCGGCAGCAgaatcaccatcggcagcagcatcaccatcggcaacagcatcaccatcg cagcatcaccatcggcagaagcatcaccatcgtcagaagcatcaccatcgtcagaagcattaCCATCAGCAGCAtctcatcggcagcagcatcaccatcggcagcagcatcaccatc cagcatcaccatcggcagcagcatcaccatcggcagcagcagcaccatcGGCAATAGATTCACCATCGGAAACAGATTCACCATctgcagcagcatcaccatcggcagaagcatcaccatcggcagcagcatcaccatcggcagaagcatcaccatcggcagcagcatcaccatcggcaacaacatcgccatcggcagaagcatcagtATCGGGAACAGCATCggcatcggcagaagcatcaccatcggcagaagcatcaccatcagcAGAAGCATCACcctcggcatcatcatcatcggcagcagcatcaccatcggcagcagcagcaccatcggcagcagcatcaccatcg cagcatcaccatcggcagaagcatcaccatcgtcagaagcatcaccatcggcagcagcatcaccatcgccaGAAGCATCACCaccgtcagaagcatcaccatcggcaataGATTCACCATctgcagcagcatcaccatcggcagaaacATCATCCTtagcagaagcatcaccatcggcagaagcatcaccattgcagcagcaacagcatcggcagcatcatcatcatcggcaacagcatcaccatcggcagaagcatcaccatagCATCATCATCGGGAGCAGTAGTATCATcggcagcatcaccatcggcatcagcatcactatcggcagcagcagcagcagcatcatcatcggcattatcaccaccatcggcatcagcatcattaacagaagcatcaccatcggcatcaGCATCTCATCGgcagcatcaccatcggtatCTCATCGGCATCAGCATCATAaacagaagcatcaccatcggcagcatcatcatcatcagcaaaaGCATCACCatagcagcagcatcaccatcggcagaagcatcaccatcggcagaagcatcaccatcggtagaagcatcaccatcgacagaagcatcaccatcggcagcatctCATCGGCAACAGCATCACGATcgtcagcagcatcaccatcggcagcctCTCATCGGCAACAGCATCACCATcgacagaagcatcaccatcgacagaagcatcaccatcggcagcagcatcaccatcgatag